Within the Pseudomonadota bacterium genome, the region ATATGCAATGTTGCAAGGAGATGTTCAATAGTTCTCACAATGCAATTCTTACCTTTGACAGATGATGCGTAGCCAACGGAAAACACGTAATCTATATAAGCAGGGATGCGCTCTCCATCGGGTATATGCTCGAACATAATGCCTGTGTCTTCCGGCATGGGCATGAGTATCATGCCTGTTTTTACGCCTGAGTGAAGTCCTACTCCATAAGCAACAATGCTCTTGCCTATGGTCTTTTGTTTATATATATCAACTCCCTTTGCAACTCCGATCTTGAAATCTGCCGCCTTGTTCACCGTGCCGGTCTCACCGGCAATGCCCCGCGAGATTACCTCAAGCACCTTGTCTATAGACAGAGGCTTTTCAAGAAAATCGTAGGCGCCTATTTTCACAGCCTCTACGGCTGTAGAGATCGTTCCGTGTCCTGATATGACAATCACCATGGCATTCCGGTCCTTTTTCTTAATTCGCTTCAGCACCTGCAGACCATCCATTTCGGGCATCCACACATCAAGGATAACTACCCCGGGTTTTTCCCGGTCAAATATGGCAAGTCCCTCTTTGGCATCCGCTGTCTTAAAGACCTGGAAACCTTCATCCTCGAGAATGGATGAAAGACTGTCTAATATAGCCTTTTCATCATCAATAATGAGCACTTTAGTCATGGGTGATATTGTACTTGAAACGACAGTAATTTACAACGGGATAACATAACTGTTTACAACTTATTAAAATCTGTCAAATTGACCAGCAAATTTACCCGAAGGCATACTGATCAATTTGTGCTGTTTGGCTTTTTTAAAACTTACGGTTTGCCTGTCAAGTTCACTTAAATCATTTGCTCACTTTAAATCCGGCTTTTTCTATGGCTGTTTCAATCTCTTCTTTTTTTACCTTGGATTCATCATACTTAACAACGGCGTTTCCTACAGATACATCTGACTGTTCAATCCCCTTAAGTGCTCCGATTGCTTTCTTCACGCCCATTACACAATGTTGGCAACTCATACCCTCAATATTAATTGTTATATCTGACATGGCAAGTTCTCCTTTTTTATTAAAGACGTATATCTATTATAGGCATCAGCCAGCTATATTACAAGCAAAGGGCATGTTGTTTTTATTATTCTCATACGGATAGTCATATTTTTGAAAAGATAATCTGGACATATTTATAAATTTATTATAATATATATATAAGTTACAATTTAGTATAATATTACTAACAAAATGATTTGAAGGAGGTATCAATGCCTTACGATCCAACAAAAATGGCGGACTGGCAAATTTCTGAAGCAGCAACGGAAAAGATGAAATCCATCTGGCAGCTCAAAGACGAATTATCACTTGAACAAAATGAAGTGCTCCCCTACGGTAAAATAGGAAGGCTTGATTTTGCAAAAATCATAAATAGACTCAAGGACAGGCCTAACGGTAAATATATTGAGGTAACGGCTGTTACCCCGACCCCCCTCGGGGAAGGGAAAACAACAACCTCTCTTGGATTGATTGAGGGTCTGGGAAAAAGAGGGAAAAGCGTGGGAGGGGCTATACGGCAGTCTTCAGGCGGACCCACAATGAACGTAAAAGGAAGCGCGGCAGGCGGTGGAAATGCCCAGGCGATCCCGTTGACGGAACTGTCTCTCGGATTAACCGGAGACATCAATAATATTATCAATGCCCATAACCTTGCCATGGTCGCCCTCACGTCACGGATGCAGCATGAAAGAAACTACAATGATGAGGAGCTTGCAAGGAGGAATCTGCGACGCCTCAATATAGATCCGAGCAACGTGCAGATGGGGTGGGTAATGGATTTCTGTGCCCAGAGTTTAAGAAATATTGTCATCGGTCTTGGCGGAAGAATGAACGGCTTTACTATGCAATCCCGTTTTGATATTGCGGTAAGTTCGGAGGTAATGGCAATCCTTTCGATTGCAAAGGATCTGAAAGATTTACGGGAAATGATCGGCAGGATCACGGTGGCATACGACGTACAAGGGAACCCTGTAACCACTGAGGACCTGGAGGTTGCAGGCGCTATGTGCGCCTTCATGAGGGAAAGCATTAACCCTACGCTTATCCAGACAATAGAGGGGCAGCCGGTATTGGTACATGCAGGACCCTTTGCAAATATTGCGATCGGGCAATCCTCTATTATCGCGGACAGGGTCGGGCTTAAGCTTTTTGATTACCATGTAACTGAGAGTGGTTTTGCCGCTGAAATCGGGTTTGAAAAATTCTGGAATGTCAAGTGCAGGATCAGCGGGTTGGAGCCGAATGTTTCGGTCATTACAACCACAATAATGCACGGCGGCGGTCCGAGGGTGGCGCCGGGGTTGCGTCTGGCTGATGAGTACAGGATGGAAAATCTTGAATTGCTGGAAAAGGGCATCCCGAACCTGCTTCACCATATCAACATAGTGAAATTGTCCGGTATAAAGCCTGTTGTGTGCATTAACAGCTATAACAGCGACACAAAAGAAGAGGTTGCCCTTGTGAAGAGGTATGCAGAGGCTGAAGGCGCCCGCGTAGCCGTGTCCGAGCACTGGTTAAAGGGCGGCGATGGGGCACTGGAACTTGCAGACGCGGTGATTGATGCATGTGAGGAAACAACAGATTTTCAGTTTCTTTATCCCCTTGATATGCCTTTAAAGGAAAGAGTAGATTTAATCGCAAAGAAAATCTACGGCGCCGCCACGGTTTTATGGATACCGGATGCAGAAGCAAAACTGGCGAAGCTGGAAGCTGACCCGGAAAAGAAAGATTACTTCACCATGATGGTAAAGACACATCTTAGTCTGTCTCATGACCCGGAGTTGAAAGGAGTGCCTAAAGGCTGGAGACTGCCTGTAAGGGACATTCTTGTATTCACAGGGGCAAGGTTTCTCTGTCCTGTAACAGGGGCAATAAGTCTGATGCCCGGCACAGGTTCAGACCCTTCATTCAGGAGAATTGATGTAGACACCGAGACAGGACAGGTAACGGGGCTGTTCTGATGTATGGTTTTTTCCTTTGTTCGGTCAACGGCATGTTTGAAATGTCCATCTGCGGCGCTCTGCGGCACCTTGCGCCCTCCAACATACGCATGTATAGTTTCCGGTCTGCAAGGCTTGCAGCCCATCCACATCTGAAACATTCCTTCCATGCCGTCGCCCACTAAACACGGATTCACATAAGCTTCTATCATGCATATGTGAATCCGTTATAAAAAAAGAATAAATTTATTAATTTTCCTTCTCTTTTCTTCCTCCCTCTTATTTTGCATTGTAGAAGCTTATCTTTACTCAATCTTCACACCATTTTTCATGTAACGTTTGACAATACCATTTTCCAGCTTGCGGTGAAAGATGTTCCAGATTCCGGTTTTAACACCCCGTCTGCTTGCAACGGGGTGTTTATTTTTGTATGATAGTTATGGAACATTTTTGCAGGATAAGATGTCTGATATAATGGATTATAAGATAAAAGACAGTGTGGACAAAGACCTTGAATTTGTATTGTTATGCAAGAAAGGAAATGTTGACGCCTTTGAAGTGCTTGTCGAGAGGTATCAGAAGAGGATGCTGAACATCGCTTACAGGATAACGGATAATTATGAGGATGCCTGCGAGGTCGTTCAGGAGGCTTTTCTCTCAGCATTCAAATCAATAAAGAAATTCAGAGGAGAGGCAAAATTTTCCACCTGGCTCACCGGCATCACGATCAATCATGCGAAGAACCGCTCAAAACAGATAAAAACACTGTACCATCATGAGGGGGCATCAATAGACGATACAATTGAAACAGACAGCGGCAGTTATAACATGGAGCCGCAGTCCCCTGAAATACCCATTGTCGAACAGCTTGTGCAGAAGGAGGTTCAGGCAGAGGTACAGAAATGCATAAATTCTCTGGACGAAGAATACAGGGAAGTTGTTGTCTTAAGGGATATGCAGGGGTTTTCTTATGAAGAGATACAGGATATCCTTAAAATACCTGAAGGAACAGTTAAATCACGGCTTTTCAGGGCAAGAGATACCCTCAGAAACTGTCTGAAAAAGGTTCTTGGTGATCTATGAACAGATGTGCAGACATAGAAAAAAGTCTTTCGGCTTATCTTGAAGGGGATGTTACTCCTCAGGAACAAAAACTTATCGGGGAACATCTCGCAACCTGCATACAGTGCAGCAAGACCCTTGAAGACCTTAAAAAGACAACAGAGCTTGTCCGCAGCCTTGAAGAAATAGAGCCCCCGCCCTGGTTTAAACAGAAGATTATGGCACGAGTCAGGGAAGAAGCCGAAGAGAAACAAGGGATATTCCGGAAGCTCTTCTTTCCCCTCCATATTAAGATTCCTGTGGAGGTCTTTGCCACATGCCTGGTAGTGGTAATGGCTGTCTATGTGTTTAAATCTACGGGCCCGGAAATAAAATCCTTTCAGGCGCCATCGGAAAAGGCGCAGACCGCTGATTCTGTTGATCAACGATACGTAAAAGCCGTACCAACACCTGCCCCTGTTTCCAAAGGGAAAACAGTCCCTGATGAACGTTATGAGAAAGATACGGTTGAAGTCTCTCAAGTCCCAAAAGTAGGCACAGGCGCTGTTGCCCCTGGGGGAACTCCGGCTGCACCGACTCCCCATGCAACGCCTCTGCCCGCACCGGTGCTGTCTGTACCTGCCGTACCTGCTCCAGCCCGGGCTGCCAGAGAACAGGAAACAGAAATGAAGAACGAAGCCTTTCAGTCTGCCCCTTCATTAGCCGGGGCGCTTGAGCCTGTGCACAAGAAAAAAGGAAATATTGCCGCCTCGGATACAGGGTCGCAATACCGGCTCGGACGTGAAACACACCCCGGGAAGCTTCAACCCAAGGCGTCTGCTGCTGCTAAAAAGCCACAAACCATTAACATTACGGTTAAATCCGACAATACCGCTTTTGCAGGCAGGGAAATCGAAGATATTTTGAATCGTTCCAATGCAACGAGCATCAAGCGAGAATCACGCGAAAATATTGAAATCATCACGGCAACACTTCCAGCTCAAGCATTAAAAGAATTCATTGAGAAACTTAATGCTGTCGGTGAAGTCAAAGAAAACATCCTGTTATACAATATCCCTGAAGAAGAAATCACAGTCAGGATAGAAATTGTCAATAGTTG harbors:
- a CDS encoding cation transporter → MSDITINIEGMSCQHCVMGVKKAIGALKGIEQSDVSVGNAVVKYDESKVKKEEIETAIEKAGFKVSK
- the lpxC gene encoding UDP-3-O-acyl-N-acetylglucosamine deacetylase; translation: MTKVLIIDDEKAILDSLSSILEDEGFQVFKTADAKEGLAIFDREKPGVVILDVWMPEMDGLQVLKRIKKKDRNAMVIVISGHGTISTAVEAVKIGAYDFLEKPLSIDKVLEVISRGIAGETGTVNKAADFKIGVAKGVDIYKQKTIGKSIVAYGVGLHSGVKTGMILMPMPEDTGIMFEHIPDGERIPAYIDYVFSVGYASSVKGKNCIVRTIEHLLATLHMYGITNLLIKVSEEVPIFDGSSIEICKKIEEAGVIEQEEGVEPLRIQETIGLSMLPDGKYLSIEPSDVFEIDYTLEHPKPIGTQRYCFVCDKESFFKDIAPARTFGFLKDFEKLQNMGLGSGGRISNFIILNDQGVINTKLRFEDEFVRHKILDLIGDLYLLNRPIIGKVTARQTGHLENIALVKELKNRLKH
- a CDS encoding DUF2275 domain-containing protein, with translation MNRCADIEKSLSAYLEGDVTPQEQKLIGEHLATCIQCSKTLEDLKKTTELVRSLEEIEPPPWFKQKIMARVREEAEEKQGIFRKLFFPLHIKIPVEVFATCLVVVMAVYVFKSTGPEIKSFQAPSEKAQTADSVDQRYVKAVPTPAPVSKGKTVPDERYEKDTVEVSQVPKVGTGAVAPGGTPAAPTPHATPLPAPVLSVPAVPAPARAAREQETEMKNEAFQSAPSLAGALEPVHKKKGNIAASDTGSQYRLGRETHPGKLQPKASAAAKKPQTINITVKSDNTAFAGREIEDILNRSNATSIKRESRENIEIITATLPAQALKEFIEKLNAVGEVKENILLYNIPEEEITVRIEIVNSW
- a CDS encoding formate--tetrahydrofolate ligase, which codes for MPYDPTKMADWQISEAATEKMKSIWQLKDELSLEQNEVLPYGKIGRLDFAKIINRLKDRPNGKYIEVTAVTPTPLGEGKTTTSLGLIEGLGKRGKSVGGAIRQSSGGPTMNVKGSAAGGGNAQAIPLTELSLGLTGDINNIINAHNLAMVALTSRMQHERNYNDEELARRNLRRLNIDPSNVQMGWVMDFCAQSLRNIVIGLGGRMNGFTMQSRFDIAVSSEVMAILSIAKDLKDLREMIGRITVAYDVQGNPVTTEDLEVAGAMCAFMRESINPTLIQTIEGQPVLVHAGPFANIAIGQSSIIADRVGLKLFDYHVTESGFAAEIGFEKFWNVKCRISGLEPNVSVITTTIMHGGGPRVAPGLRLADEYRMENLELLEKGIPNLLHHINIVKLSGIKPVVCINSYNSDTKEEVALVKRYAEAEGARVAVSEHWLKGGDGALELADAVIDACEETTDFQFLYPLDMPLKERVDLIAKKIYGAATVLWIPDAEAKLAKLEADPEKKDYFTMMVKTHLSLSHDPELKGVPKGWRLPVRDILVFTGARFLCPVTGAISLMPGTGSDPSFRRIDVDTETGQVTGLF
- a CDS encoding sigma-70 family RNA polymerase sigma factor — its product is MDYKIKDSVDKDLEFVLLCKKGNVDAFEVLVERYQKRMLNIAYRITDNYEDACEVVQEAFLSAFKSIKKFRGEAKFSTWLTGITINHAKNRSKQIKTLYHHEGASIDDTIETDSGSYNMEPQSPEIPIVEQLVQKEVQAEVQKCINSLDEEYREVVVLRDMQGFSYEEIQDILKIPEGTVKSRLFRARDTLRNCLKKVLGDL